One Candidatus Tumulicola sp. genomic window carries:
- a CDS encoding M1 family aminopeptidase: MPDFSLAVVGGILCAVLSLPAIANADGDHRVLFAAGRAHRHVARPHVYDLVNVKILATLDEANRSVDGDVTNTIRMVQAGGRSIDLDASGLRFTRVALAGGSSLRYETHADYVRVYLPQAAVSGQTYAIETRYQARPIKGLYFEGPDKFYPRLPREVWSQGEPEDNHYWFPTYDNPDRKAPSETVITVPEGQVVISNGSLAKVTHDRARRTATFDWVESVPHSTYLISIIAGAFAQASSHAGPIPVTYDAPADAIAEAAFTFRATPDMIKFFSDFNGVPYPYEKFAQTVVTNFLYGGMENVSAVTLTSRSLHDRRSELDADGEGLLAHELAHQWWGDLVTGADWGQFWLNEGYAEYYTMLYAEHAHGIDGFDIERRNTQAEYFSNDATYRRPVVTQMYGDPFDMADDTTYGKGALVLHMLRTVVGTDSYQKAQTAFLTQYREKSVDTAQWQAAMEQASGKDLGWFTIEWLYKAGFPEYSVSYRYDATTNTIRVAVDQTQKTAWNTPAVFVMPITIALLDGDGTPHPTLIQNDKRRQVFTIAAPAKPVALLFDPGHTIVSKVRFPRSDDELAFIARKAPSVFDRLDAFDALIAPAKPDVQRFAAAETFLAHDPVADARAYAAAGFAKFAPDPRAASALRQAMGDPSAHVRAAAAKSLALFGSDISSVAALNLHATYDPSYAVIANSVESLAASKAAGADAVLAKALQQPSDKGVIASAALRGYAKLKGADVIPLEEQYARYGAPLDTRNAAIDALGEIGKGNAQVTQFLGGLLGDPNARTNRAIVSALTGLGDRAAIPYLQRYAQSAKTSFQHRAALEAIAVIEGKAPRAPRNP; encoded by the coding sequence ATGCCAGACTTTAGTCTGGCCGTAGTAGGTGGTATCCTCTGCGCGGTATTGTCGCTTCCCGCGATCGCGAACGCTGACGGCGACCACCGCGTTCTCTTCGCCGCCGGCCGCGCGCATCGTCACGTCGCGCGCCCCCACGTCTACGATCTCGTCAACGTGAAAATCCTTGCGACGCTCGACGAAGCGAATCGCTCCGTCGACGGCGACGTCACGAATACGATTCGCATGGTGCAGGCGGGCGGGCGCTCCATCGACCTCGACGCATCCGGCTTGCGATTCACACGCGTTGCGCTCGCAGGCGGCTCGTCGCTGCGCTACGAGACGCACGCCGACTACGTGCGCGTTTACCTGCCGCAGGCTGCCGTCTCGGGTCAGACCTACGCGATCGAAACGCGCTATCAAGCGCGGCCGATCAAAGGTCTGTACTTCGAAGGCCCCGACAAGTTCTACCCCAGACTGCCGCGCGAGGTCTGGTCGCAAGGCGAGCCCGAGGACAACCACTATTGGTTCCCCACCTACGATAACCCCGACCGCAAGGCCCCAAGCGAAACGGTCATCACCGTCCCCGAGGGTCAGGTGGTCATCAGCAACGGTTCGCTGGCCAAGGTGACGCACGATCGCGCTCGCAGGACCGCCACCTTCGATTGGGTCGAGAGCGTGCCGCACTCGACCTATCTCATCTCGATCATCGCGGGCGCGTTCGCCCAGGCCTCCAGCCACGCCGGCCCGATCCCGGTGACGTATGACGCGCCGGCGGACGCCATCGCCGAGGCGGCGTTCACGTTCCGCGCGACTCCGGATATGATCAAGTTCTTCTCCGACTTCAACGGCGTGCCGTATCCCTACGAGAAGTTCGCGCAAACCGTCGTCACCAATTTCCTGTACGGCGGGATGGAAAACGTCTCAGCGGTGACGCTCACCAGTCGCTCCCTGCACGACCGGCGCAGCGAGCTCGACGCCGACGGCGAAGGCCTGCTGGCGCACGAGCTTGCGCACCAGTGGTGGGGCGATCTCGTGACCGGCGCGGATTGGGGCCAGTTCTGGCTGAATGAAGGCTACGCGGAGTATTATACGATGCTGTACGCCGAACATGCGCACGGCATCGATGGATTCGACATCGAGCGGCGAAACACGCAGGCGGAATACTTCAGCAACGATGCGACCTACCGCAGGCCGGTCGTGACGCAGATGTACGGCGATCCGTTCGATATGGCAGACGACACGACGTACGGTAAAGGCGCGCTGGTGCTGCATATGCTGCGCACGGTGGTCGGCACCGACAGCTACCAGAAGGCGCAGACGGCGTTCCTCACGCAGTACCGCGAAAAGTCCGTCGACACCGCGCAATGGCAAGCCGCGATGGAGCAAGCCTCGGGTAAAGACCTCGGTTGGTTCACGATCGAGTGGCTGTACAAGGCGGGCTTCCCCGAATACAGCGTCTCGTACAGATATGATGCGACCACGAACACCATCAGAGTGGCGGTCGATCAGACGCAAAAAACCGCATGGAACACGCCTGCCGTGTTCGTCATGCCGATCACGATCGCGCTGCTCGACGGCGACGGAACGCCGCACCCGACGCTGATCCAAAACGACAAGCGCCGTCAGGTGTTCACGATCGCCGCGCCGGCCAAACCGGTGGCGCTGCTCTTCGACCCGGGCCACACCATCGTTTCGAAGGTGCGCTTCCCGCGCAGCGACGACGAGCTGGCCTTCATCGCGCGCAAGGCGCCATCGGTGTTCGATCGCCTCGATGCGTTCGACGCGCTGATCGCGCCGGCGAAACCGGATGTCCAGCGGTTCGCTGCGGCCGAGACGTTCCTGGCGCACGATCCGGTGGCCGACGCCCGCGCCTACGCGGCGGCGGGCTTTGCGAAATTCGCGCCGGATCCGCGGGCCGCCTCGGCGCTGCGTCAAGCGATGGGCGATCCGAGCGCCCACGTGCGAGCGGCGGCGGCGAAGTCGCTGGCTCTCTTCGGCAGCGACATCTCGTCGGTCGCGGCGTTGAATCTGCACGCCACGTACGATCCGTCCTACGCCGTCATCGCGAACTCGGTCGAGTCGCTCGCAGCCTCGAAGGCTGCGGGTGCGGACGCCGTGCTGGCCAAGGCGCTGCAGCAACCATCCGACAAGGGAGTGATCGCCTCGGCGGCGCTGCGAGGTTACGCAAAGCTCAAGGGTGCGGACGTCATCCCGCTCGAGGAACAGTATGCGCGTTACGGGGCTCCACTGGACACGCGAAATGCCGCGATCGACGCGCTTGGGGAGATCGGCAAGGGCAACGCGCAGGTGACGCAATTCCTCGGCGGCCTGCTCGGCGACCCTAACGCGCGCACGAATAGGGCGATCGTGAGCGCTCTTACCGGCCTGGGGGATCGCGCGGCCATCCCGTACCTTCAGCGCTATGCGCAGAGCGCGAAAACCTCGTTCCAACACCGCGCTGCGCTCGAAGCCATCGCGGTGATCGAGGGCAAGGCGCCGCGCGCGCCGAGGAATCCATGA
- a CDS encoding RidA family protein: MIRHAELSREHYASRYAVVAPIPSKEDLQLKRDRVSSGSPWESVVGYSRAVRAGAHVFVAGTTASDENGDVVGGADARAQASHALEKIRRALEAAGASMNDVVRTRMFVTDISQWRRIGEAHAEYFRDVRPASTMVEVRQLLDPAMLVEIEVDAVVGAE, translated from the coding sequence GTGATAAGACATGCCGAACTGAGTCGCGAGCATTACGCGTCGAGGTACGCGGTCGTCGCGCCCATTCCATCTAAGGAGGACCTGCAATTGAAACGCGATCGAGTGTCGAGCGGCTCGCCGTGGGAATCGGTGGTCGGCTATTCGCGCGCGGTGCGCGCCGGCGCGCACGTCTTCGTCGCGGGCACGACGGCCAGCGACGAGAACGGCGACGTCGTGGGCGGCGCCGACGCCCGCGCACAAGCTTCACACGCGCTCGAGAAGATCCGCCGGGCGCTCGAGGCTGCAGGCGCGAGCATGAACGACGTGGTGCGCACCCGCATGTTCGTGACGGACATCTCACAATGGCGGCGCATCGGGGAAGCGCATGCCGAGTACTTCCGCGATGTCCGGCCCGCATCCACGATGGTCGAGGTGCGTCAGCTTCTGGATCCGGCGATGCTGGTGGAGATCGAGGTCGACGCCGTCGTCGGCGCTGAATGA
- the glgP gene encoding alpha-glucan family phosphorylase — translation MSYHDLVAYFSAEFGLHKGFPIYSGGLGILAGDHCKAASDLGLPLVAVGLLYHQGYFTQTIDADGAQHAAYMPSDFTELPVSPALDPGGRELRVVVPIAERLVSARVWNARAERVRVLLLDTDVAENSEHDRRITYQLYGGDVEMRIKQELVLGVGGVRALRAADLHPTAWHINEGHAAFSTLERCRELVAGGLDFPSALEACAASCVFTTHTAVPAGHDVFPPALIERYLSHFCGALGLAAADLHALGLKPDQGDGFNQTALAIRGSRFQNGVSRIHRDVSAQLCRSLWPQVPPLENPVSYVTNGVHVGTFLAPEWATLFDAQFGSEWRGQLTAVDFWDRIERIPDELFWNTRQWIKARLLADLRRRLTQQYTRNGMDAGRLERALRHLDPGDPNVLLIGFARRFATYKRAGLLFEDPARAAALCNAADRPVVFVFAGKAHPADLPAQALIQSIWRWSQSPQFEGKVLLVEGYDMALARSMVRGADAWLNTPEYPFEASGTSGQKAGMNAGINVSVLDGWWGEGFDGSNGWAIKPVAPIGDSARRDRAEAAQLYDILEKEVVPLYYERTASGFSRGWLEKAKRSMKTLLPRFSAARMVEQYVTGFYRPASVHGRQLAQDGFQPARSLARWKALVRERWPGVAIRRISDQPFEVALTLNGLSPADVRVDGLVGERSITLDDAGAVDGGDERRFALSLRPDEFGAAPLRVRAYPYSKLLAHRFELGLMLWL, via the coding sequence ATGTCTTATCACGATCTCGTCGCGTATTTCTCCGCCGAGTTCGGTTTGCACAAAGGCTTCCCCATCTATTCAGGTGGTCTCGGCATTTTGGCCGGCGACCACTGCAAGGCGGCCAGCGATCTCGGCCTGCCCTTGGTGGCGGTCGGGCTGCTGTACCACCAGGGCTACTTCACGCAGACCATCGACGCGGACGGCGCGCAGCACGCCGCCTATATGCCCTCGGATTTCACCGAGCTGCCGGTCTCGCCCGCGCTGGACCCGGGTGGCCGAGAACTGCGCGTGGTCGTGCCGATCGCGGAGCGCCTGGTGTCTGCGCGGGTCTGGAACGCCCGCGCGGAGCGCGTTCGCGTGCTGCTGCTGGATACCGACGTCGCAGAAAACTCGGAGCACGACCGGCGCATCACCTATCAACTCTACGGCGGCGACGTCGAGATGCGCATCAAGCAGGAGCTGGTGCTCGGCGTCGGCGGCGTACGCGCGCTGCGCGCCGCGGACTTGCATCCCACCGCCTGGCATATCAATGAAGGCCACGCGGCGTTTTCCACGCTCGAGCGCTGTCGCGAGTTGGTCGCCGGCGGTCTGGATTTTCCGAGCGCGCTCGAGGCGTGCGCTGCGTCATGCGTCTTCACCACGCACACGGCGGTGCCGGCCGGCCATGACGTCTTTCCGCCCGCGCTCATCGAGCGTTACCTCAGCCACTTCTGCGGCGCGCTGGGCTTGGCGGCGGCAGACCTGCACGCGCTCGGGCTCAAGCCGGATCAGGGCGACGGCTTCAATCAGACCGCGCTTGCCATCCGGGGCTCGCGTTTTCAAAATGGCGTGAGCCGCATCCACCGCGACGTGTCGGCGCAGCTGTGCCGGTCGTTGTGGCCACAGGTGCCGCCGCTGGAAAACCCCGTTTCGTACGTGACCAACGGCGTGCACGTCGGAACTTTCTTGGCCCCGGAGTGGGCGACGCTCTTCGACGCTCAGTTCGGGAGCGAGTGGCGCGGCCAACTCACGGCCGTCGACTTCTGGGACCGCATCGAGCGCATTCCCGACGAGCTTTTCTGGAACACCCGGCAATGGATCAAAGCGCGCTTGCTCGCCGACCTGCGCCGGCGCTTGACGCAGCAGTACACGCGCAACGGCATGGACGCGGGTCGTCTCGAACGCGCGCTGCGTCATCTGGATCCGGGCGATCCCAATGTTCTGCTCATCGGCTTCGCGCGACGCTTCGCCACGTACAAGCGCGCCGGACTTCTGTTCGAGGACCCGGCGCGAGCCGCCGCGTTGTGCAACGCGGCGGATCGTCCGGTGGTGTTCGTCTTCGCCGGCAAGGCGCATCCAGCCGATCTGCCGGCGCAAGCGCTGATACAGTCGATTTGGCGATGGTCTCAAAGTCCGCAGTTCGAAGGCAAGGTGCTCCTCGTCGAAGGCTATGACATGGCGCTGGCGCGCAGCATGGTGCGCGGCGCGGATGCATGGCTCAACACGCCCGAGTATCCGTTCGAAGCCAGCGGCACCTCGGGCCAAAAGGCGGGCATGAACGCCGGCATCAATGTCAGCGTGCTCGACGGTTGGTGGGGTGAGGGCTTCGACGGCTCAAACGGCTGGGCGATCAAACCCGTTGCGCCCATCGGCGATTCCGCGCGGCGCGATCGCGCGGAGGCGGCTCAGCTCTACGACATCCTGGAAAAAGAAGTCGTGCCGCTGTACTACGAGCGTACGGCGTCCGGTTTCTCGCGAGGCTGGCTTGAAAAAGCGAAGCGCTCGATGAAGACGCTGCTGCCGCGCTTTTCCGCGGCGCGCATGGTCGAGCAGTACGTGACCGGCTTCTACCGGCCGGCTTCGGTCCACGGCAGGCAGCTGGCACAGGACGGTTTCCAGCCCGCGCGATCGCTGGCTCGATGGAAGGCGCTCGTGCGCGAACGCTGGCCCGGCGTGGCGATCCGCCGCATCAGCGATCAGCCGTTCGAGGTCGCGCTGACGCTCAACGGCCTTTCGCCCGCCGACGTTCGCGTGGACGGTTTGGTCGGCGAGCGCAGCATCACGCTCGACGACGCGGGCGCTGTGGACGGCGGTGACGAGCGCCGCTTCGCGCTCAGCCTGCGCCCGGACGAATTTGGCGCTGCGCCGCTGCGGGTGCGCGCGTATCCGTACTCCAAGCTGCTCGCCCACCGCTTCGAGCTCGGCTTGATGCTGTGGCTTTGA
- a CDS encoding alpha-amylase/4-alpha-glucanotransferase domain-containing protein: MSGPVKLLLGLHAHQPVGNFPFVIDDALQRCYRPFLETLERHPGVPFTLHVSGWLLSELRRRHPSDVARLRRMVARGQVEMFGGGDMEPVLAAIPELDRRGQIKAMSSRVQSMFGSQPRGAWLAERVWESTVIPPLAGSGIRYTAVDDYHFLCTGKTANDLGGYFATEEGGARLDLFPISEALRYRIPFEPVRDTIAYLENLPDGWAAVYFDDIEKFGVWPDTYQWVYESGWLVEFLSALQASPRLELLRYGDYHRQYPARGVIYLPATAYAEMNEWTLPPRSARRWERLTRRARAEGTLDEDKPFLRGGVWKNFFCKYPEANWMHKRVLQASRRLHALPAKKRTPEMFAYLHRAQANDAYWHGLFGGLYLPHLRHAVYANLAGLEARLEGVAPRARAEVSDVDLDGEMEVALRSRRLQAVLRPSAGASLCELTDYGLRHNFGDALTRRDETYYDRIRRGGAPQHSAPRVPRRDRGIATIHGRVAFKEKIEPSDLAVDDAPRALFLDRWQALRSKRPEVIAYTVACDERGASAQCRAIGASFEVTKAYRVEQAVLRVRYDLAATASAAGRFSVEINLAMPSGAGPGGTFVRDGEFFGGFGATHAWGSATSLQLHDAELGAAAAIEISPACDLHVAPLYTVSQSEGGFEKVMQAVTLTLTWPLALEAGDRLQIETVLRFVKATASSRARSGGRAAWSTDTRAPAAAQRQIRPGAG, from the coding sequence GTGAGCGGCCCGGTCAAACTCTTGCTGGGCCTGCACGCGCACCAGCCGGTCGGCAATTTTCCCTTCGTCATCGACGATGCGCTGCAGCGCTGCTATCGGCCGTTTCTCGAAACGCTCGAGCGCCATCCGGGCGTGCCGTTCACGCTGCACGTCAGCGGTTGGCTCTTAAGCGAGCTGCGGCGGCGTCATCCGTCCGACGTCGCGCGTCTGCGCCGCATGGTCGCTCGCGGGCAGGTCGAGATGTTCGGCGGCGGCGACATGGAGCCGGTGCTCGCCGCGATCCCCGAACTCGACCGGCGCGGCCAGATAAAAGCGATGTCGAGCCGCGTGCAGTCGATGTTCGGTTCCCAACCCCGCGGCGCGTGGCTAGCCGAGCGCGTGTGGGAGTCCACCGTCATCCCGCCGCTTGCGGGGAGCGGAATACGCTACACGGCGGTCGACGATTATCATTTCCTTTGCACCGGCAAAACGGCGAACGACCTGGGCGGCTACTTCGCGACGGAAGAGGGCGGCGCGCGGCTCGATCTGTTCCCGATCTCCGAAGCGCTGCGCTACCGCATTCCGTTCGAGCCCGTGCGCGACACGATCGCCTATCTCGAAAACCTGCCGGACGGCTGGGCCGCCGTCTATTTCGATGACATCGAAAAGTTCGGCGTGTGGCCCGACACCTACCAATGGGTATACGAGAGCGGCTGGCTTGTCGAGTTCCTCAGCGCGCTGCAAGCTTCGCCGCGCTTGGAGCTGCTTCGTTATGGCGATTATCACCGGCAGTATCCTGCGCGCGGCGTCATCTATCTGCCGGCCACGGCTTACGCCGAGATGAATGAGTGGACGCTGCCGCCGCGCAGCGCGCGCCGTTGGGAGCGGCTGACGCGCCGCGCCCGCGCCGAGGGGACCTTAGACGAGGACAAGCCGTTCCTGCGCGGCGGCGTGTGGAAGAATTTCTTCTGTAAATACCCGGAGGCGAATTGGATGCACAAGCGAGTGCTGCAGGCGTCGCGGCGGCTGCACGCGCTCCCCGCGAAAAAGCGCACGCCCGAGATGTTCGCATACCTGCATCGCGCGCAAGCCAACGACGCGTACTGGCACGGGCTCTTCGGCGGCCTGTATCTTCCGCATTTGCGCCATGCGGTGTATGCAAATCTCGCGGGGCTCGAAGCGCGCCTAGAAGGCGTGGCGCCCCGCGCGCGCGCGGAAGTCTCCGACGTGGATCTCGACGGAGAAATGGAAGTCGCGCTGCGCAGCCGCCGGCTTCAGGCCGTGCTGCGCCCCTCCGCCGGTGCGAGTCTGTGCGAGCTGACGGACTATGGGCTGCGGCACAACTTCGGCGATGCGCTCACGCGGCGCGATGAGACCTATTACGATCGCATCCGGCGCGGCGGCGCTCCGCAGCACAGCGCCCCGCGGGTTCCGCGCCGCGACCGCGGCATCGCTACGATCCACGGCCGCGTGGCGTTCAAGGAGAAGATCGAACCATCCGATCTCGCGGTCGACGACGCCCCGCGCGCGCTATTCCTGGACCGCTGGCAGGCGCTGCGCAGCAAGCGGCCGGAGGTCATCGCGTACACGGTCGCCTGCGACGAACGCGGCGCGTCGGCACAATGCCGCGCCATCGGCGCATCGTTTGAAGTGACGAAGGCGTATAGGGTCGAGCAAGCGGTGTTGCGGGTGCGTTACGACCTTGCAGCGACGGCGTCAGCCGCCGGACGTTTTTCAGTCGAGATCAACCTCGCCATGCCGAGCGGCGCAGGGCCCGGCGGCACCTTCGTTCGAGACGGAGAGTTCTTTGGCGGGTTCGGCGCGACCCACGCGTGGGGCAGTGCCACGTCGCTGCAGCTCCACGACGCTGAACTCGGCGCCGCGGCCGCGATCGAAATATCGCCGGCATGCGATCTCCACGTCGCGCCGCTGTACACCGTATCGCAATCCGAAGGCGGCTTCGAGAAGGTCATGCAGGCGGTGACGCTGACGCTCACGTGGCCCCTGGCGCTGGAAGCCGGCGATCGCTTGCAGATCGAGACGGTGTTGCGATTCGTCAAAGCCACAGCATCAAGCCGAGCTCGAAGCGGTGGGCGAGCAGCTTGGAGTACGGATACGCGCGCACCCGCAGCGGCGCAGCGCCAAATTCGTCCGGGCGCAGGCTGA
- a CDS encoding glycoside hydrolase family 57 protein gives MADKLDVILCWHMHQPQYRSPLTGRYHQPWAYLHAIKDYCDMAWHLEQVPAARAVVNLTPILVEQLDDYCAQFAAGEHRDPILRALATMDFGTSQERRELVESLFRSNQERVIDRFAPYAALQASYNAAASTGKPDFSDQYIADLLVWYHLAWFGESVRQHHPVVGELAQKGEAFTAEDRLKVLALIEETIRGIVPRYRRLAERGQVELSTSPYAHPMMPLLIDLRCALEAMPDAPLPRAPKYPGGAERVRVHLEAAKRYHVDNFGVAARGCWPSEGGISDAAAAMLAQAGFAWTATGEGVLSHTLGAQNDTPAARHAYLYRPYDIHTAGGRIACFFRDDQLSDKIGFVYSTWHADDATNNLLVDLEHIREQTAEQESPVVSIILDGENAWEHYPENARYFLRALYEKLATHPHLRMTTFSDHLKANPPVSQLDHIVAGSWVYGTLSTWIGNPDKNLGWDELIDAKRTYDEMVPNIEPALANRIEAHLRACEGSDWFWWFGDYNPAQSVREFDVLYRAHLHDLYAMLGKPAPALLERVISEGHGDPAHGGTMRRTS, from the coding sequence GTGGCCGATAAACTCGACGTCATTCTCTGCTGGCACATGCATCAGCCGCAGTACCGCTCGCCGCTGACCGGCCGCTATCATCAGCCATGGGCGTATCTGCACGCGATCAAAGATTACTGCGACATGGCGTGGCACCTCGAGCAGGTGCCGGCCGCGCGCGCCGTCGTCAACTTGACGCCGATCTTGGTCGAACAGCTCGACGACTACTGCGCGCAATTCGCAGCGGGGGAGCATCGCGATCCGATCCTGCGCGCGCTCGCAACTATGGATTTCGGCACGTCGCAGGAACGGCGCGAGCTCGTCGAGTCGCTGTTCCGCTCCAATCAAGAGCGCGTGATCGACCGCTTCGCTCCGTATGCGGCTCTGCAGGCGAGTTACAACGCAGCCGCCAGCACCGGCAAGCCTGACTTTTCCGACCAATATATCGCCGATCTGCTGGTGTGGTATCATCTCGCGTGGTTCGGCGAGTCCGTGCGCCAGCATCACCCGGTGGTCGGCGAGCTGGCGCAAAAGGGCGAGGCGTTCACCGCTGAGGACCGCCTCAAGGTGCTCGCGCTCATCGAAGAGACGATCCGCGGCATCGTGCCCCGCTATCGCCGCCTTGCGGAGCGCGGTCAAGTCGAACTGTCGACGTCGCCGTACGCGCACCCGATGATGCCGTTGCTGATCGATCTGCGCTGCGCGCTCGAGGCCATGCCGGATGCGCCGCTTCCGCGGGCGCCGAAATATCCCGGCGGCGCCGAACGCGTGCGCGTTCATCTCGAAGCCGCCAAGCGCTATCATGTGGACAACTTCGGGGTTGCCGCGCGCGGCTGCTGGCCGTCTGAGGGGGGCATATCGGATGCCGCCGCCGCCATGTTGGCCCAGGCCGGCTTTGCCTGGACAGCAACCGGCGAAGGCGTCCTCTCGCACACGCTCGGCGCTCAGAACGATACGCCCGCCGCGCGACACGCGTATTTGTATCGGCCCTACGACATCCACACTGCCGGCGGGCGCATCGCCTGTTTTTTCCGCGATGACCAGCTGTCGGACAAGATCGGATTCGTTTACTCCACCTGGCATGCCGACGACGCGACCAACAATCTCCTCGTGGATCTCGAGCATATCCGCGAGCAGACCGCCGAGCAGGAATCCCCCGTGGTCAGCATCATCCTCGACGGCGAAAACGCGTGGGAGCACTATCCCGAAAACGCGCGCTATTTCCTAAGAGCGCTATACGAAAAGCTCGCAACCCACCCGCATCTTCGCATGACGACCTTCTCGGACCACCTCAAGGCCAACCCGCCCGTAAGCCAATTAGATCACATCGTCGCAGGAAGCTGGGTGTACGGCACGCTGTCGACGTGGATCGGCAACCCGGACAAGAATCTCGGTTGGGATGAACTGATCGACGCAAAGCGCACGTATGACGAAATGGTGCCGAACATCGAACCCGCGCTTGCAAACCGCATCGAAGCGCATTTGCGCGCCTGCGAAGGTTCCGATTGGTTCTGGTGGTTCGGCGACTACAATCCGGCGCAATCCGTGCGCGAATTCGACGTGCTGTATCGCGCGCATCTGCACGATTTGTACGCGATGTTGGGCAAGCCGGCGCCGGCACTGCTGGAGCGGGTCATCAGCGAAGGCCACGGCGACCCGGCGCACGGCGGCACCATGCGGCGTACATCGTGA
- the glgC gene encoding glucose-1-phosphate adenylyltransferase produces the protein MATPAAQPRFVSLLTKATFALILAGGRGSRLMHLTEWRAKPAVPFGGKFRIIDFPLSNCINSGIRRIGVVTQYKAHSLIRHIQRGWGFLRGEFNECVELMPASQRVEESWYKGTADSVYQNLDILRAHNPEFVLVLAGDHIYKMDYGRMLVRHVASGADVTVGCIEAPAESAAELGTMALDANDRIVAFSEKSPEPHAVPGSPGTAMASMGIYVFNTEFLYEQLARDVDAHDSTHDFGRDLIPYMVPRYRVMAHRFSESCVGANESGPYWRDVGTVDAYWEANMELTKVTPALNLYDNQWPIWTYQEQVPPAKFVFDEENRRGMAVDSLVSGGSIVSGSPVHSSLLFSNVRVNSFCSINDAVILPDVSIRRHCRLKRVVIDKSCDLPEGLVVGEDAEADARRFYRTERGITLITPEMLGQRVHHAG, from the coding sequence ATGGCAACGCCCGCCGCTCAACCGCGTTTCGTCAGCCTACTCACCAAAGCGACGTTCGCCCTCATCCTGGCGGGCGGGCGCGGCTCGCGCTTGATGCACCTAACCGAGTGGCGCGCGAAGCCGGCCGTCCCCTTCGGCGGCAAGTTCCGCATCATCGACTTCCCCCTCTCCAACTGCATCAACTCGGGCATCAGACGCATCGGCGTCGTCACCCAGTACAAAGCGCACTCCCTGATCCGGCACATCCAGCGTGGCTGGGGATTCTTGCGCGGCGAATTCAACGAATGCGTCGAGTTGATGCCCGCTTCGCAGCGAGTCGAAGAGTCGTGGTACAAAGGCACAGCCGACTCGGTATACCAGAACCTCGACATCTTGCGGGCTCACAACCCTGAATTCGTATTGGTGCTCGCGGGAGATCACATCTATAAGATGGATTACGGCCGCATGCTGGTGCGGCACGTCGCAAGCGGCGCCGACGTCACGGTCGGATGCATCGAAGCGCCGGCCGAGTCGGCCGCTGAACTCGGCACGATGGCGCTCGACGCCAACGATCGCATCGTTGCGTTTTCGGAGAAGTCGCCGGAGCCGCACGCGGTTCCCGGCTCGCCGGGCACCGCGATGGCGAGCATGGGCATTTACGTGTTCAACACCGAGTTCTTGTACGAGCAGCTGGCACGCGACGTGGATGCGCACGACTCGACGCACGACTTCGGGCGCGACCTTATACCGTACATGGTGCCGCGTTATCGGGTGATGGCGCATCGCTTCAGCGAAAGTTGCGTAGGAGCCAACGAGTCAGGTCCGTACTGGCGCGACGTCGGAACCGTGGACGCGTATTGGGAAGCCAACATGGAACTCACCAAGGTCACGCCCGCTCTCAACCTCTACGACAACCAGTGGCCCATCTGGACGTATCAGGAACAAGTGCCGCCGGCGAAGTTCGTGTTCGACGAGGAGAACCGGCGCGGCATGGCAGTGGACTCGCTCGTCTCGGGCGGCTCAATCGTCTCGGGCTCGCCGGTCCATTCGTCGCTGCTCTTCAGCAACGTGCGCGTCAACTCGTTTTGCTCGATCAACGACGCGGTCATACTGCCCGACGTCAGCATCCGCAGGCATTGCAGGCTGAAGCGCGTCGTCATCGACAAGAGCTGCGATCTGCCCGAGGGCCTCGTGGTCGGGGAGGATGCAGAAGCCGACGCGCGGCGCTTCTATAGGACGGAGCGGGGCATCACGCTGATCACGCCCGAGATGCTGGGCCAGAGAGTCCACCACGCCGGCTGA